In the genome of Dermacentor silvarum isolate Dsil-2018 chromosome 1, BIME_Dsil_1.4, whole genome shotgun sequence, one region contains:
- the LOC119465538 gene encoding ATP-binding cassette sub-family B member 10, mitochondrial, producing the protein MHAFILSAGSQLFRQVRIRKHLLIRSFSSKNVDFLLNSSTIRRVCVVPPVKPVVSVVLCRACSSARRIDSGELRRLLRQAKPERFRLGAAVLLLFVSSSVMIAFPFCIGKVIDVIYTASNNEELRDNLNWICKILTGVVVVGGLANFGRVYLMNSSAQRIINSLRKQAHASLMQQEIAFFDRNRTGDLITRLSSDTALVGMSLTQNISDGLRSAIAVFGGVGMMLYTSPQLSLVGLSVVPPVAVISFAFAGRLRQVAADVQTQLAQSSAIAEEQLSHIRTVRAFTKESFEMNRYAEGLSRLLDKVNTETWLRAVFFGCTGATGNMIVLAVLYYGGILMSDGRLTVGNLSSFLLYAAYVGVSIGGLGGFFTEATKALGASKKVWEIADRVPALPNYGGLALSNLQGHVEFHNVTFAYPSRPDIDVLKKLNLAVPAGSVLAIVGPSGQGKSTLASLLLRLYDPSSGTVMLDGTDIRDLDPHFLRVHVGIVSQEPTLFATSIFENILYGAKSMEKSSKDDVIRAASEANALEFIQGLPDGFNTMVGERGILLSGGQKQRIAIARAILRDPSVLILDEATSSLDAVSERAVQEALKKLMVGRTVLTIAHRLSTIRRADKIAVLKAGTIVELGTYEQLMGITDGLFRRLVEHQLHDERTAE; encoded by the coding sequence ATGCACGCTTTCATACTGAGTGCAGGCTCTCAGTTATTTCGTCAAGTGAGGATCCGTAAGCACCTATTGATCAGATCTTTCTCATCAAAGAATGTTGACTTCCTCTTGAACAGTAGTACTATCCGTCGAGTCTGCGTAGTACCTCCGGTGAAACCAGTTGTGTCTGTCGTACTCTGCCGAGCTTGCTCAAGCGCTCGACGCATCGACAGCGGTGAACTAAGGAGACTGTTGCGGCAAGCAAAACCCGAACGATTTCGCCTCGGTGCTGCTGTTTTGTTGCTTTTTGTGTCTAGCTCTGTTATGATCGCCTTCCCATTTTGCATCGGCAAAGTGATCGACGTGATCTACACTGCGTCTAACAACGAAGAACTTCGAGACAACCTCAACTGGATTTGCAAGATTCTGACTGGCGTTGTTGTGGTCggtggccttgcaaactttggtcGAGTGTACCTTATGAACAGTTCAGCGCAGCGAATAATCAACTCTCTCCGCAAGCAAGCTCACGCCTCGCTGATGCAGCAGGAGATAGCCTTTTTTGACCGAAACCGCACCGGTGATCTCATCACTAGACTTTCAAGCGACACTGCGCTGGTTGGGATGTCCCTAACACAAAACATATCAGATGGCCTGCGCTCTGCTATTGCAGTGTTTGGTGGTGTGGGTATGATGTTGTACACATCGCCACAGTTGTCACTAGTTGGCCTGAGTGTTGTGCCACCAGTCGCCGTTATTTCCTTCGCGTTTGCTGGTAGGCTGAGGCAAGTCGCAGCAGACGTGCAGACTCAGCTTGCCCAGTCTAGTGCCATTGCAGAGGAACAGCTGTCACACATCAGAACTGTGCGTGCGTTTACTAAAGAAAGTTTTGAGATGAACAGATATGCTGAAGGGCTTTCTAGGCTGTTGGACAAGGTTAATACTGAAACGTGGTTGCGGGCAGTCTTTTTTGGCTGCACTGGTGCCACAGGAAATATGATTGTATTGGCCGTCCTCTATTATGGGGGCATTCTCATGTCTGATGGCAGACTTACTGTAGGAAACCTGTCTTCATTTTTGCTGTATGCAGCTTATGTCGGTGTGTCCATCGGTGGTCTTGGAGGTTTCTTCACTGAAGCAACCAAAGCTTTGGGCGCTTCAAAAAAAGTATGGGAAATCGCTGATCGTGTTCCGGCTCTGCCAAACTATGGTGGACTGGCACTTTCCAATCTCCAAGGGCATGTAGAGTTTCACAATGTCACATTTGCCTACCCCTCCAGACCAGACATTGACGTTCTTAAAAAGCTAAACCTTGCAGTGCCTGCAGGATCTGTGTTGGCAATTGTAGGCCCTAGCGGGCAGGGAAAAtctacactggcctccttactccTTCGGCTTTATGACCCATCTTCAGGTACTGTCATGCTGGATGGGACTGATATTAGGGACCTGGACCCCCACTTTCTCAGAGTGCATGTAGGAATTGTTAGCCAAGAACCAACACTTTTTGCTACATCAATTTTTGAGAACATCCTTTACGGTGCAAAGAGTATGGAGAAAAGTTCAAAAGATGATGTAATCAGGGCTGCAAGTGAGGCCAACGCGCTAGAGTTCATCCAAGGCCTTCCTGATGGCTTTAATACGATGGTTGGGGAACGAGGAATCTTGTTATCTGGTGGCCAAAAGCAACGTATCGCTATTGCTCGAGCTATTCTTAGGGACCCCAGTGTGTTGATCTTGGATGAAGCAACTAGCTCATTGGATGCTGTTAGCGAGCGAGCAGTGCAAGAAGCCTTGAAAAAGCTTATGGTAGGGCGCACTGTGCTCACCATTGCTCACAGGCTATCTACAATTCGCAGGGCAGATAAAATTGCAGTGTTGAAGGCAGGTACTATTGTTGAGCT